A single window of Leclercia adecarboxylata DNA harbors:
- the pepT gene encoding peptidase T, translating into MAHALASQLTQRFFRYLAITSQSDPKVKTLPSTPGQHEMARALAMELQTLGLDDIVIDEFATVTAVKKGNVPGAPRIGFITHIDTVDVGLSPDIYPQILTFTGDDLCLNREKDIWLRVSEHPEILAYPNEEIIFSDGTSVLGADNKAAVTVVMTLLENLTAEHQHGDIVVAFVPDEEIGLCGAKALDLARFDVDFAWTIDCCELGEIVYENFNAAAAEIRFTGVTAHPMSAKGVLVNPLLMATDYISHFDRLQTPEHTEGREGYIWFNGIQAGQNEAVLKANIRDFDRDSFAARKAQIGDVAQKIAAQHPTAKVSWHIEDTYSNISNAVGEDRRAIDLMFEAMESLGITPKPTPMRGGTDGAALSAKGLLTPNFFTGAHNFHSKFEFLPLKSFEASYHTALQLCLLAAR; encoded by the coding sequence ATGGCTCACGCGCTCGCCAGTCAATTAACCCAACGCTTCTTTCGCTACCTGGCTATCACCAGCCAGAGCGATCCGAAGGTGAAAACCCTGCCCTCCACCCCCGGTCAGCATGAGATGGCTCGTGCACTGGCGATGGAGCTGCAAACGCTGGGTCTGGACGACATTGTGATCGACGAATTTGCCACCGTTACCGCGGTGAAAAAGGGCAATGTGCCCGGCGCACCGCGCATCGGTTTTATCACCCATATCGATACCGTCGACGTGGGATTGTCACCGGATATTTATCCGCAGATCCTCACGTTTACCGGAGATGATCTCTGTCTGAACCGTGAAAAAGATATCTGGCTGCGGGTCAGCGAGCACCCGGAAATTCTGGCCTATCCCAACGAAGAGATTATCTTTAGCGACGGTACCAGCGTGCTGGGCGCCGACAACAAAGCGGCGGTCACCGTAGTGATGACGCTGCTGGAGAACCTCACCGCAGAGCATCAACATGGCGATATCGTGGTGGCCTTCGTGCCGGACGAAGAGATTGGCCTGTGCGGGGCGAAAGCCCTGGATCTGGCGCGTTTTGACGTTGATTTCGCCTGGACTATCGATTGCTGCGAGTTGGGAGAGATTGTTTATGAGAACTTCAATGCCGCAGCGGCGGAAATTCGCTTTACCGGCGTGACCGCGCACCCGATGTCGGCCAAAGGGGTGCTGGTGAACCCGCTGCTGATGGCCACCGACTACATCAGCCACTTCGATCGCCTGCAAACCCCGGAGCATACCGAAGGCCGTGAAGGCTACATCTGGTTCAACGGCATCCAGGCCGGGCAAAACGAGGCGGTCCTGAAGGCCAATATTCGTGATTTCGATCGCGACAGCTTTGCCGCCCGCAAGGCGCAAATTGGCGACGTCGCGCAGAAGATCGCGGCACAGCATCCTACCGCGAAGGTGAGCTGGCACATCGAAGATACCTACAGCAACATCAGCAACGCCGTAGGGGAAGATCGTCGGGCTATCGACCTGATGTTTGAGGCGATGGAAAGCTTAGGCATCACGCCGAAACCGACCCCGATGCGCGGCGGCACTGACGGCGCGGCGCTTTCAGCGAAGGGGCTGTTGACCCCGAACTTCTTCACCGGTGCCCATAACTTCCACTCGAAGTTTGAGTTTTTACCGCTGAAATCGTTCGAGGCCTCGTATCATACGGCGCTGCAGCTTTGTCTGCTGGCGGCGCGTTAA
- the tehB gene encoding tellurite resistance methyltransferase TehB, which yields MTVFDENYFTEKYGITRTHSEVVYSAGMVKPGKTLDLGCGNGRNSLYLAANGFDVTAWDKNAASIDNIESIKAKEGIANLQTAIQDLNSLRFDGEYDFILSTVVLMFLQPETIPGLIDNMQRCTKPGGYNLIVAAMDTEDYPCNVGFPFAFKTGELSGYYAGWEQLKYNEDVGELHRTDAQGNRIKLRFATLLARKPA from the coding sequence ATGACTGTGTTTGATGAGAACTACTTTACCGAAAAATATGGTATTACCCGCACCCACTCTGAGGTGGTGTACAGCGCAGGGATGGTTAAACCGGGCAAAACCCTGGATCTCGGCTGCGGCAACGGACGTAACAGCCTCTACCTGGCGGCTAATGGCTTTGACGTTACCGCGTGGGATAAGAATGCGGCAAGTATCGATAACATCGAGAGCATCAAGGCCAAAGAGGGGATCGCTAACCTGCAGACGGCGATTCAGGATCTCAACAGCCTGCGCTTTGACGGCGAATACGATTTTATCCTCTCAACCGTCGTGCTGATGTTCCTCCAGCCAGAGACTATTCCGGGCCTGATTGACAACATGCAGCGCTGCACCAAACCGGGCGGCTATAACCTGATTGTGGCGGCAATGGATACCGAAGACTATCCGTGCAACGTCGGCTTCCCGTTTGCGTTTAAAACCGGGGAGCTGAGCGGCTACTATGCGGGCTGGGAACAGCTGAAGTACAACGAGGACGTCGGTGAGTTACACCGCACCGACGCCCAGGGGAATCGTATTAAACTGCGTTTCGCCACGCTGCTGGCGCGTAAACCAGCGTAA
- the tehA gene encoding dicarboxylate transporter/tellurite-resistance protein TehA produces MYKTQPTERVLNLPAGYYGMVLGTIGMGFAWRYASTIWPVTRWPGEILVTLAMAIWAFLTVAFLTRAIRFPRSVLAEMRHPVMSSFVSLFPATTLLVAIGFVPWYRPLALALFTVGVVVQLSYAAWQSAGLWRGKHPEEATTPGLYLPTVANNFISAMACGALGFHDAGLVFLGAGVFSWLSLEPVILQRLRSAGELPPAMRTSLGIQLAPALVACSAWFSVNGGEADTFAKMLFGYGLLQLLFTLRLMPWYLSQPFNASFWSFSFGVSALATTGLHLGQSSPSGFFHAIAIPLFIFTNAIIALLLVRTFILLMQGKLLVRADKATLMQAEERE; encoded by the coding sequence ATGTATAAAACGCAACCGACTGAACGCGTTCTTAATTTACCCGCGGGCTACTACGGTATGGTGCTGGGGACCATTGGGATGGGCTTTGCCTGGCGTTACGCCAGCACTATCTGGCCGGTGACGCGCTGGCCGGGCGAGATCCTGGTGACGCTGGCGATGGCGATCTGGGCATTTCTGACCGTCGCTTTTCTCACCCGGGCGATACGTTTTCCGCGCAGCGTGCTGGCGGAGATGCGCCATCCGGTGATGAGCAGCTTTGTCAGCCTGTTTCCGGCCACCACGCTGCTGGTAGCGATTGGTTTTGTGCCCTGGTATCGCCCGCTGGCGCTGGCGCTGTTCACCGTCGGGGTGGTGGTGCAGTTGAGCTATGCGGCGTGGCAGTCTGCCGGACTGTGGCGCGGCAAACACCCGGAGGAGGCGACTACCCCGGGCCTCTATCTGCCTACGGTGGCGAACAACTTTATCAGCGCGATGGCCTGCGGCGCGCTCGGGTTTCACGATGCCGGGCTGGTGTTCCTCGGGGCCGGGGTCTTCTCCTGGCTGAGCCTGGAGCCGGTGATTTTGCAGCGTCTGCGGAGCGCAGGCGAACTGCCCCCCGCGATGCGCACCTCCCTTGGGATCCAGCTGGCACCCGCGCTGGTGGCCTGTAGCGCCTGGTTCAGCGTCAACGGCGGCGAAGCCGATACCTTCGCTAAAATGCTGTTCGGCTACGGCCTGCTGCAGCTGCTGTTTACCCTGCGCCTGATGCCCTGGTATCTTTCGCAGCCGTTTAATGCGTCGTTCTGGAGCTTTTCGTTCGGCGTCTCGGCGTTGGCCACCACCGGTCTGCATCTGGGGCAGAGTAGCCCGTCCGGTTTTTTCCACGCCATCGCCATCCCGCTGTTTATTTTTACCAATGCCATCATTGCGCTATTACTGGTGCGCACGTTTATCCTGCTGATGCAGGGCAAACTGTTGGTCCGTGCAGACAAAGCAACGCTTATGCAAGCTGAGGAAAGAGAATGA
- the ydcK gene encoding YdcK family protein — translation MKKYRLSDESRQHYWQDGETKAAVEVRQIIAARDFNDVKCGTRGGWIDDESALSHEQDCWIYDENSVVFAGAQVSGNARITRPCVISHQASVSDNVWVDGAQITHGARIGDNVTVQSSIVHGECHLFNNARVLHNSMVIAAKGLTPDPHQILRIFGEATVSQSRVVHQAQIYGNAIVTYAFVEHRAEVFENALVEGNEVNNVWVCDCAKVYGNARLLAGLEEDAIPTLRYSSQVAENALVEGNCVIKHHVLIGGDAWLRGGPILIDDKVVIQGRARIRGEVLIEHHIEITDDAVIEASDGEVIHLRGEKMINGAQHITRTPLLGAL, via the coding sequence ATGAAAAAATATCGACTTAGCGATGAAAGCCGTCAGCACTACTGGCAGGACGGCGAGACGAAGGCAGCGGTAGAAGTGCGCCAGATTATCGCTGCGCGCGATTTCAACGATGTGAAGTGCGGCACTCGGGGCGGCTGGATCGATGACGAATCGGCGCTGTCGCACGAGCAAGACTGCTGGATCTACGACGAGAACAGCGTGGTGTTCGCCGGGGCGCAGGTCAGCGGCAATGCGCGCATCACCCGGCCCTGCGTCATCAGCCATCAGGCCTCGGTGAGTGATAACGTCTGGGTCGATGGGGCGCAGATCACCCACGGCGCGCGTATAGGTGACAACGTCACGGTGCAATCCTCGATAGTGCACGGTGAGTGTCATCTTTTCAACAATGCCCGCGTCCTGCATAACAGTATGGTTATTGCCGCCAAAGGCCTGACCCCGGACCCGCATCAGATCCTGCGCATTTTTGGCGAAGCCACGGTCAGCCAGTCGCGAGTCGTGCATCAGGCGCAGATCTACGGCAACGCCATCGTCACGTACGCCTTTGTTGAACACCGCGCGGAAGTATTTGAGAACGCGCTGGTCGAAGGCAACGAGGTGAATAACGTCTGGGTGTGTGACTGCGCCAAAGTGTATGGCAACGCCCGCCTGCTCGCCGGGCTGGAGGAGGATGCCATCCCCACCCTGCGCTACAGCTCCCAGGTGGCGGAAAACGCCCTGGTGGAGGGCAACTGCGTGATCAAACATCACGTCCTGATTGGCGGCGACGCCTGGCTACGCGGTGGGCCGATTCTGATTGACGATAAAGTGGTGATCCAGGGTCGGGCGCGCATTCGCGGCGAAGTGCTGATCGAGCATCATATTGAAATTACCGATGACGCGGTAATTGAGGCATCAGACGGAGAGGTGATTCACCTGCGCGGCGAGAAGATGATCAACGGCGCGCAGCACATTACCCGCACGCCGTTGCTCGGGGCATTATGA
- the rimL gene encoding 50S ribosomal protein L7/L12-serine acetyltransferase, with product MTNEEEIIPVSAHIELRATDERYTTELHNLVVKNREWLQEYLNWPQFVGSEDDTRQNILSNQMLHQRGYAKMFLIFRDNALVGVLSFNSIEPLNKTGYIGYWLDEAHQGQGILSQALEAFIQHYAGRGEIRRFVIKCRVDNAASNQVALRNGFLLEGCLQEAEFLNGRYDDQNIYARICTS from the coding sequence ATGACTAACGAAGAAGAAATTATCCCCGTCAGCGCACATATCGAACTGCGCGCCACCGACGAGCGTTACACCACCGAGCTGCACAATCTGGTAGTCAAAAACCGGGAGTGGCTGCAGGAATACCTCAACTGGCCGCAGTTTGTCGGCTCCGAAGACGATACCCGGCAGAACATCCTGAGCAACCAGATGCTGCATCAGCGCGGTTACGCCAAAATGTTCCTTATCTTCAGGGATAACGCCCTGGTGGGAGTGTTGTCGTTCAATTCCATCGAGCCGCTGAACAAAACCGGCTACATCGGCTACTGGCTGGATGAAGCGCATCAGGGGCAGGGGATTTTGTCTCAGGCGCTGGAAGCGTTTATTCAGCACTACGCCGGACGGGGAGAGATCCGCCGCTTCGTGATCAAGTGCCGCGTAGACAACGCCGCCAGTAACCAGGTGGCGCTGCGCAACGGCTTTCTGCTGGAAGGGTGCCTGCAAGAGGCCGAGTTCCTCAACGGGCGCTATGATGACCAGAATATCTACGCCCGGATCTGCACCTCATAA